One Williamsia phyllosphaerae genomic window, CCTGGATCGAGACGTCGAGAGCCGAGACCGGCTCGTCGAGCACGATGAGCGTCGGGTTGACCGCGAGCGCTCGCGCGATCCCGATGCGCTGACGTTGCCCCCCGGAGAACGCGGCCGGAAACCGCGCCGCGTGTGCGGGATCGAGTCCCACCAGGCCCATGAGCTCGGCGACGCGACCGTCGATGTCCCGGGTCGAATCGCGATAGGCCCGAAGGGGTTCGGCGATGATGTCGTGCACGGTCATCCGCGGGTTCAATGACCCCATCGGGTCCTGGAACACGATCTGGACGGCCTTTCGCGCAGATCGCAGCGCGCGCCCCTTCAGGGTGGAGAAGTCCGCCCCGGCGATCTCGACCTTTCCGGTGGTACCGGGCTCGGCGCGCAGGATCTCCAGCAACGTGGTCGTCTTGCCCGATCCCGACTCGCCGACGATGGCCATGGTCTCGCCCTTGTGGACGTCGAAATCGAGGCCGTCGACGGCGTACACCGATCCGATTCGACGACGCAGGAGACCGGTGAGGATCGGGAACTCCTTAGTCAACCCACGCACACGCAGGACGACGTCACGATCAGATTCTGCTGGTGTGTCGGTGATCTCGGTGTCGATCTCGGACGGGGTGAAGATGGGTTCGCCGTCGATGTCGCCGACCCCGGTGATCGCCCCTGAGCGGTGACATGCCGACAGATGGTCGGCATCGATCGCCGCGAGTCCTGGCTCCGATGCGGTGCATTCCGCCACCGCGGCGGGGCACCGTGGGGCGAACGGGCATGCGTCGTCGACATCGATGAGCACCGGTGGTTGACCAGGGATCGGAACCAGGGGGCCGCCGTGCTCCCGATCAATGCGCGGGATGGAGGCCAGCAGCCCGACGGTGTAGGGCATCCGGGGGGTGACATAGAGATCGTCGGCGCCGGCTCGCTCCACGACACGGCCGGCGTACATCACCGCGACGTCGTCGGCGGTGCCGGCGACGAGTCCCAGATCGTGGGTGATGAGCAGCAGCGCAGCGCCCGTCTCGCGTCGGATGGTCGCCAGCAGATCCATCACCTGGGCCTGGATGGTGACATCGAGCGCTGTGGTCGGCTCGTCGGCGATGATGAGTGCCGGATCGTTCGCGATGGCGATGGCGATCACGACCCGCTGACGCATCCCGCCCGAGAGCTCGTGCGGGAAAGCGCGCATCCGCCGTGCGGGATCCGGGATGCCGACCAACTCGAGCAGTTCGGTGGCCCGTTTCTGCGCGTTGGTACGCGGCATGGTCGTGTGCGCCCGCAGCGCCTCGACTATCTGGTCACCCACGGTGTAGACCGGCGTCAGCGCGGTGAGCGGATCCTGGAAGATCATCGACATCTCGCTGCCGCGGATCTCCGACATGTGGCGGTCGTCGAGGCCGGTGAGCTCCGACCCCCGGAAACGGATCGAGCCGGACACGTCGGCAGAGTCGGGCAGCAGCCCCATGATCGACAGCGACGTAACCGATTTGCCGGAACCGGATTCACCGACGATCGCGGTGCACCGTCCGGGCCCGATCGTGAGGTCGACTCCACGGACGGCGTCGAGAATCCCGGATTCGGTCGGGAACGACACCTGCAGGTCGGTGACCTGCAGGATGGGATCGGGCGAGGTCATGACGCGGAATCCTTTGTCTTGCCTGCTCTTTTGGCGCTGCGGGCCCGGCGAACACGTCCACCGGATGCCGATCCCGGGTCGAACGCGTCGCGGAGACCGTCGCCGATCAGGGACAGCGACATGGTCAACAGGGTGAGTACGGCGGCCGGATACCAGAACAGCCACGGTGACGACGTGATGGTCGACTGCCCGTCGGAGATCAACGAACCCAGGGTCACGTCCGGGATCTTCACGCCGAACCCCAGGAAGGACAAACTCGTCTCGGTCAGTACCACCGTGACGACACCGAGAACGGTGGAGACGATGATGAGCGACGACATGTTCGGGATGATGTGACGCAGCGAGATACGAAAAGCGCCCAGCCCCAGGAATTTCCCGGCACGAACGTAGTCCATCTCGCTCACCGACTGTGCGAGTGACCAGGTGACGCGGGCCTGAAACGGCCAGCCGAAGACGATGAGCACCACGATCAACGCCTTCCAGTCGCCGCCGTAGCGGTTCGCGACGAGCGCGACGATCAACAGCGACGGGACGACCAGCAGGAAATGGATGGACTGCAGCGTGATGCGTTCGACCCACCCGCCGACGTATGCGGCGACCGTTCCGATGATGGTGGCGATGACCGTGGTGCCCAGGGCCACCGAGAACGCGATCACCAGGGACCGCTGTAGTCCGTGCACCAGTGACGCGTAGAGATCGACGCCGGCATCGTTCGTGCCGAGAAGG contains:
- a CDS encoding ABC transporter ATP-binding protein encodes the protein MTSPDPILQVTDLQVSFPTESGILDAVRGVDLTIGPGRCTAIVGESGSGKSVTSLSIMGLLPDSADVSGSIRFRGSELTGLDDRHMSEIRGSEMSMIFQDPLTALTPVYTVGDQIVEALRAHTTMPRTNAQKRATELLELVGIPDPARRMRAFPHELSGGMRQRVVIAIAIANDPALIIADEPTTALDVTIQAQVMDLLATIRRETGAALLLITHDLGLVAGTADDVAVMYAGRVVERAGADDLYVTPRMPYTVGLLASIPRIDREHGGPLVPIPGQPPVLIDVDDACPFAPRCPAAVAECTASEPGLAAIDADHLSACHRSGAITGVGDIDGEPIFTPSEIDTEITDTPAESDRDVVLRVRGLTKEFPILTGLLRRRIGSVYAVDGLDFDVHKGETMAIVGESGSGKTTTLLEILRAEPGTTGKVEIAGADFSTLKGRALRSARKAVQIVFQDPMGSLNPRMTVHDIIAEPLRAYRDSTRDIDGRVAELMGLVGLDPAHAARFPAAFSGGQRQRIGIARALAVNPTLIVLDEPVSALDVSIQASVINLLDRLKREVGVAYLFVAHDLSVVRHLSDRVAVMYLGRFVEIGTTADVFDRPAHPYTKALLSAIPVPDPVLERTRERIVLTGELPSPSARPGGCAFHNRCPLRPTLPESDQKACISEVPALHPVVSGSDHRHACHFADRSVPVTPAPSL
- a CDS encoding ABC transporter permease gives rise to the protein MTLPDNTSPSTSGKLTNAVPVANPAGPETTTLAGDHPGGGTSRSSGRGAVMTRRFIRNRTALVGLAILVLLVAFAALGSVFTSYDYRSTDFAALGVPPGGPHLLGTNDAGVDLYASLVHGLQRSLVIAFSVALGTTVIATIIGTVAAYVGGWVERITLQSIHFLLVVPSLLIVALVANRYGGDWKALIVVLIVFGWPFQARVTWSLAQSVSEMDYVRAGKFLGLGAFRISLRHIIPNMSSLIIVSTVLGVVTVVLTETSLSFLGFGVKIPDVTLGSLISDGQSTITSSPWLFWYPAAVLTLLTMSLSLIGDGLRDAFDPGSASGGRVRRARSAKRAGKTKDSAS